A single window of Eucalyptus grandis isolate ANBG69807.140 chromosome 1, ASM1654582v1, whole genome shotgun sequence DNA harbors:
- the LOC104457113 gene encoding LOW QUALITY PROTEIN: pentatricopeptide repeat-containing protein At3g20730 (The sequence of the model RefSeq protein was modified relative to this genomic sequence to represent the inferred CDS: deleted 1 base in 1 codon), with protein MHPKCPFDHGSYMKLLQLCIARNAFGCGRQVHGHIIASGFPSNVHLRTKLLVFYAKCMELKSARKVFDEMRERSVVSWSAMVSGCCQNGRFEDALTTFVEMRREGVKANQFTYGSVLRACTSIGCFDVGVQVQGCVEKGRLVGNLFVQSALIDFHSKCGKMEDAERLFEGVTERDTVTWNTMIGGYATRGLVANSFQLFRLMMREGMAPDRFTLGSVLQACAVGGTILQVSQVHKFIVEWGFLYYKDLTGSLIDAYAKCGSVRTAHHLYRSMAQKDLISYTALVNAYARKGKFGNDFLDILKELACMQLEVDDITLCSILHICADIASLILGRQIHVLVLKRLASKDVAIGNALVDMYGKCGEIKDATHAFVEIQVKNVISWTSLIASYGRHGFGNEAVALYRQMESKGLKPNDVTFLSLLFACSHSGLTSEGWDCFTNMISKYSIVPRAEHFSCLVDLSARSGQLEEAYNLIQEMDIKPNASLWASILGACHIYGNASLGKIAARHLTSLDPKNCANYVLLASIYAETGAWRYAQDTWSCMEKMGLKKDPGYSHLLPTKKRIALLQHG; from the exons ATGCACCCGAAATGCCCCTTCGACCATGGCTCTTACATGAAACTTTTACAGCTCTGCATCGCGAGGAATGCCTTCGGGTGTGGGCGCCAGGTGCACGGTCACATCATCGCAAGTGGGTTTCCGTCGAATGTCCACCTGAGAACTAAATTGCTCGTGTTTTACGCCAAATGCATGGAACTGAAAAGTGCGCGCaaggtgtttgatgaaatgcgcGAGAGAAGTGTCGTGTCTTGGTCCGCTATGGTTTCCGGGTGCTGCCAGAACGGGCGCTTTGAAGATGCTTTGACGACGTTTGTAGAGATGCGCAGGGAAGGTGTTAAGGCCAACCAGTTCACTTACGGGAGTGTGCTGCGGGCTTGTACTAGTATCGGGTGTTTTGATGTGGGAGTGCAGGTGCAAGGGTGTGTGGAAAAGGGAAGGTTGGTGGGTAACTTGTTCGTGCAGAGTGCTCTCATTGATTTTCACTCCAAATGTGGAAAGATGGAGGATGCAGAGCGCTTGTTTGAG GGAGTGACAGAGCGGGACACTGTTACATGGAATACTATGATCGGAGGATATGCAACTCGCGGTcttgttgctaattcttttcAACTGTTTCGCTTAATGATGAGAGAAG GCATGGCCCCTGATCGCTTCACACTAGGAAGTGTTTTACAAGCCTGTGCTGTTGGTGGCACTATTCTCCAAGTAAGCCAAGTTCATAAATTCATAGTAGAATGGGGCTTCTTATATTACAAAGATTTGACTGGATCTTTGATTGATGCTTATGCAAAATGTGGGAGTGTCCGAACTGCTCATCATTTATATAGGAGCATGGCACAAAAGGATTTAATATCATACACTGCCCTTGTTAATGCATATGCTCGGAAAGGTAAATTTGGGAATGATTTCCTGGATATCTTGAAGGAATTAGCATGTATGCAATTGGAAGTTGATGACATAACACTATGCTCTATACTTCATATATGTGCTGATATAGCATCATTGATCTTGGGACGACAAATACATGTCCTTGTTCTGAAACGTCTGGCCAGTAAAGATGTGGCCATTGGAAATGCTCTAGTTGACATGTATGGGAAATGTGGCGAGATCAAAGATGCTACTCATGCTTTTGTTGAGATACAAGTGAAAAATGTCATTTCATGGACTTCATTGATTGCTTCTTATGGGAGGCATGGCTTCGGAAATGAGGCAGTTGCTCTTTATAGGCAGATGGAATCTAAAGGACTGAAGCCAAATGATGTTACATTTCTATCTCTCCTCTTTGCTTGCAGCCATAGTGGATTGACCAGTGAAGGATGGGATTGCTTTACTAACATGATCAGTAAATACAGCATTGTTCCAAGAGCAGAACATTTTTCCTGTTTGGTAGATCTATCTGCTCGTAGTGGTCAATTAGAAGAAGCGTATAACTTGATACAAGAGATGGATATCAAACCAAATGCTTCTCTTTGGGCTTCTATACTGGGGGCATGTCACATTTATGGCAATGCATCACTTGGAAAAATAGCAGCTAGACATCTTACCAGTTTAGATCCAAAAAATTGTGCAAATTATGTTCTTCTAGCAAGCATATATGCTGAAACTGGAGCATGGAGATATGCTCAAGACACGTGGTCCTGTATGGAAAAGATGGGCTTAAAGAAAGATCCAGGATACAGCCATTTATTACCCACAAAGAAGAGAATTGCACTTCTGCAGCATGGCTAA